A genomic window from Peromyscus maniculatus bairdii isolate BWxNUB_F1_BW_parent chromosome 1, HU_Pman_BW_mat_3.1, whole genome shotgun sequence includes:
- the Usf2 gene encoding upstream stimulatory factor 2 isoform X2, with translation MDMLDPGLDPASSATAAAAASHDKGPEAEEGVELQEGGDGPGAEEQTAVAIASVQQAAFGDHNIQYQFRTENNGGQVTYRVVQVTDGQLDGQGDAAGAVSVVSTAAFAGGQQAVTQAVIQNPFSNGGSPAAEAVSGEARFAYFPASSVGDTTAVSVQTTDQSLQAGGQFYVMMTPQDVLQTGTQRTIAPRTHPYSPKIDGTRTPRDERRRAQHNEVERRRRDKINNWIVQLSKIIPDCHADNSKTGASKGGILSKACDYIRELRQTNQRMQETFKEAERLQMDNELLRQQIEELKNENALLRAQLQQHNLEMVGESARQ, from the exons atggACATGCTGGACCCGGGTCTGGATCCTGCTTCCTCGGCcaccgctgctgccgccgccag CCACGACAAGGGACCCGAGGCCGAGGAGGGCGTCGAGCTGCAGGAAG GCGGGGACGGCCCGGGGGCCGAGGAGCAGACGGCGGTGGCCATCGCCAGCGTCCAGCAGGCGGCGTTCGGCGACCACAACATCCAGTACCAGTTCCGCACAGAGAATAATGGAGGCCAG GTGACATACCGCGTAGTCCAGGTGACTGACGGTCAGCTGGACGGCCAGGGCGACGCGGCTGGCGCCGTCAGCGTCGTGTCCACCGCTGCCTTCGCGGGGGGGCAGCAGGCTGTGACCCAG GCTGTCATTCAAAACCCATTCAGCAATGGTGGCAGCCCAGCGGCAGAAGCTGTCAGCGGGGAGGCACGGTTTGCATATTTCCCAGCATCCAGTGTGGGAGACACCACGGCTGTGTCTGTGCAGACCACAGACCAGAGCCTGCAGGCCGGAG GCCAGTTCTATGTCATGATGACACCCCAGGACGTGCTCCAGACAGGAACACAGAGGACGATCGCACCCCGGACACACCCCTATTCTCC AAAAATCGATGGAACCAGAACTCCTCGAGATGAGAGAAGACGAGCTCAGCACAATGAAG TGGAGCGGAGACGGAGGGACAAGATCAACAACTGGATCGTCCAGCTTTCGAAAATCATTCCAGATTGTCATGCAGACAACAGCAAGACAGGAGCG AGTAAAGGGGGCATCCTGTCCAAGGCCTGTGACTACATCCGGGAGCTACGCCAGACCAACCAGCGAATGCAGGAGACCTTCAAGGAGGCCGAGCGGCTGCAGATGGACAATGAGCTCCTGAGGCAGCAG ATCGAGGAGCTGAAGAATGAGAACGCCCTGCTTCGAGCCCAGCTGCAGCAGCACAACCTGGAAATGGTGGGCGAGAGCGCCCGGCAGTGA
- the Usf2 gene encoding upstream stimulatory factor 2 isoform X1 yields MDMLDPGLDPASSATAAAAASHDKGPEAEEGVELQEGGDGPGAEEQTAVAIASVQQAAFGDHNIQYQFRTENNGGQVTYRVVQVTDGQLDGQGDAAGAVSVVSTAAFAGGQQAVTQVGVDGAAQRPGPAAASVPPGPAAPFPLAVIQNPFSNGGSPAAEAVSGEARFAYFPASSVGDTTAVSVQTTDQSLQAGGQFYVMMTPQDVLQTGTQRTIAPRTHPYSPKIDGTRTPRDERRRAQHNEVERRRRDKINNWIVQLSKIIPDCHADNSKTGASKGGILSKACDYIRELRQTNQRMQETFKEAERLQMDNELLRQQIEELKNENALLRAQLQQHNLEMVGESARQ; encoded by the exons atggACATGCTGGACCCGGGTCTGGATCCTGCTTCCTCGGCcaccgctgctgccgccgccag CCACGACAAGGGACCCGAGGCCGAGGAGGGCGTCGAGCTGCAGGAAG GCGGGGACGGCCCGGGGGCCGAGGAGCAGACGGCGGTGGCCATCGCCAGCGTCCAGCAGGCGGCGTTCGGCGACCACAACATCCAGTACCAGTTCCGCACAGAGAATAATGGAGGCCAG GTGACATACCGCGTAGTCCAGGTGACTGACGGTCAGCTGGACGGCCAGGGCGACGCGGCTGGCGCCGTCAGCGTCGTGTCCACCGCTGCCTTCGCGGGGGGGCAGCAGGCTGTGACCCAGGTGGGTGTGGACGGGGCCGCCCAGCGCCCCGGCCCGGCCGCTGCCTCTGTACCCCCAGGTCCCGCGGCACCCTTCCCGCTG GCTGTCATTCAAAACCCATTCAGCAATGGTGGCAGCCCAGCGGCAGAAGCTGTCAGCGGGGAGGCACGGTTTGCATATTTCCCAGCATCCAGTGTGGGAGACACCACGGCTGTGTCTGTGCAGACCACAGACCAGAGCCTGCAGGCCGGAG GCCAGTTCTATGTCATGATGACACCCCAGGACGTGCTCCAGACAGGAACACAGAGGACGATCGCACCCCGGACACACCCCTATTCTCC AAAAATCGATGGAACCAGAACTCCTCGAGATGAGAGAAGACGAGCTCAGCACAATGAAG TGGAGCGGAGACGGAGGGACAAGATCAACAACTGGATCGTCCAGCTTTCGAAAATCATTCCAGATTGTCATGCAGACAACAGCAAGACAGGAGCG AGTAAAGGGGGCATCCTGTCCAAGGCCTGTGACTACATCCGGGAGCTACGCCAGACCAACCAGCGAATGCAGGAGACCTTCAAGGAGGCCGAGCGGCTGCAGATGGACAATGAGCTCCTGAGGCAGCAG ATCGAGGAGCTGAAGAATGAGAACGCCCTGCTTCGAGCCCAGCTGCAGCAGCACAACCTGGAAATGGTGGGCGAGAGCGCCCGGCAGTGA
- the Hamp gene encoding hepcidin translates to MAQSTKIQAACLLLLLIASLTSSSLLQQLVKQPEALQPRHRTEARADMSFLLPNRKKRDTNFPICVFCCGCCNKSQYCGICCKT, encoded by the exons ATGGCGCAGAGCACCAAGATCCAGGCTGCCtgtctcctgcttctcctcatcGCCAGCCTGACCAGCAGCAGCCTTCTCCAGCAGCTG GTGAAACAGCCTGAAGCCCTACAGCCTCGGCACAGGACAGAAGCCAGGGCCGACATGTCG TTCCTGCTCCCAAATCGAAAGAAGCGAGACACCAACTTCCCAATCTGCGTTTTCTGTTGTGGATGCTGTAATAAAAGTCAATACTGTGGCATCTGTTGCAAAACATAG